Genomic DNA from Halobaculum sp. MBLA0147:
GTACGTCCTGGAGACGCAGGGTGACGACGCCATCGGCGACGACGAGATCTGGGCGACCGCGACGGACGCGCTCCGGAACGCCCTGGAGACGGAGGGGCTCGACTACGAGGTCGAGGAGGGCGAGGCGGCCTTCTACGGCCCGAAGATCGGCGTCAACGGGATCGACGCGCTCGGTCGCGAGTGGACCATCGGCACGGTGCAGGTGGACTTCAACATCCCCGAGCGGCTCGACCTGGCGTACGTCGGCGAGGACAACGAGGAACACCGGCCGGTGACGATCCACCGGGCGTTGCTGGGCTCGATGGAGCGGTTCATGGGCGTGTTGATCGAGCACTTCAAGGGGAACTTCCCGCTGTGGCTCGCCCCCGAGCAGGTGCGTGTCCTCCCCATCTCCGACGACCAACTCGACTACGCCGAGTCCGTCGCGGACGACCTCTCGGCGGCCGGCTTCCGCGTCGAGGTGGAGGACCGCGACATGACGATCGGCCGGAAGATCCGCGCGGGTCACGACGACCGCGTGCCGTACATGCTCATCCTCGGCAGCGACGAGGCCGAGGCGGAGACCGTCTCCGTCCGCGACCGCGAGGAGCGCGAGTTGAACGACGTGGCGCTGGGGACGTTCCTCGACCACCTCCGCACCGAACGGGAGGAGAAGGCCGAGGACCCGTACTTCGTCCCGATGCAGAAGCACCAGTAAGGTGTCCGTCGGGACGGGAGAGACACCCGTCGGCGATGGATTTGACATCCCCAGAGACACGATAGAGAGTGTGGAGAGTCCCGACGCGGCCACGGACGGCGGCTGGGATGCCCGTTCCGGACGGGCACAGTCCGAGCGTGTGGAGGTGGACCTCGAAGACACCTCGGGAGCGGGCGCACTGTCGGGACTCGTCGCCGGTGGGGCGCTGGGAACCCCGTTCGGTCCCGCGGGTGTCCTGATCGGTGGTGCGGTCGGTGGCCTCCTCGGGAACGCGGTCGAGTACCGGAACCTGGAACGGGAACAACGGGAGCGACTCCGGCGAAGCGTCGCAGACTTCCTCGACCGGCACACACAGCCCGGTGTCCGAATCGAGACGTTCGAGGGTGTCACGGGGGGCACCGACGACGACGGCGAGAACTACTGGCAGTTCGAGTTCCGAGACCGTGAGGGACAGTCGCACGCCGCGCGACTGTACCCGCCGCGGAGCGTGTCGTGCTCGTGGAGTGACCACGCAGAGACACTGCCCGCATTTTCTTCACGATTCCGACCGAGACGACTCCGTGCGCCTCGCGAACATCGACACGGCTTTCCTCCAAGACGCCGACCGCACGGTCGCTCACGACGTCGACCTCCTCCTCGAAGACGGGGAGATCGTCGCCGTCGAGTCGGATCTCGCGGACCAGTCTGACCACCGCGTGTTGGACTGTCGCGACCGGATCGCCGTCCCGGGGCTGGTGAACTGCCACGCACACACCGCGATGCAGTTCGCGCGTGGGCTCTCGGACGACGAGCCCCTGTTCGAGTGGCTCGCGACGAACGGGACCTACACCGCCGCGGTCGACCGCGACACCAAACGCGCGGGTTGTCGCTTCGCGACGCGACTGATGCTCGAACGCGGGACGACGACCGTCCACGACATGTGGAACACGTACCTCGCCGACGAGTTCGCCAACTTCGGCATCCGAGCGGTGATCGGGAGCACGATGGGCGAGGAGGAGCCACCCGGTCCGGACGAGACGCGCCCGCGACTGGAGACGACACGTGAGGCGGTCGAGGCCTTCGCCGACCGGCCGACGCTGCACCCGTCCGTGCCGGTCCACTCCGTCTACCGTGCCACACCCGAACTACTCCGAGCGGCACACGAGGTCGCCGCAGACGCCGGGATTCCGTTCCACGTCCACGTCGCCGAGAACGCGACCGAGGTGCAGCGCGTTCGCGACGCCTACGGTACCACTCCCGTCGGCGTACTCGACGACCTCGGCGTCCTCGACGAGCACACTGTCGCGGTCCACTGTACCGAACTGACGGACGCGGACCGCGAGCGACTCGGCGCCGCCGGCGCAGGTGTCGCACACTGTCCGTCGGCGAACCTCAAACTCGGGGGCGGCGTGGCGGACGTGTCGGCACTCCCCGACAGTGTCGCCGTCGGAATCGGGACGGACGGTGCAGGGTCGAACAACGATCTCGCGCCGCTGCGGGAGGCGCGACTGGCGGCGCTCCTCCAGAAGCGCGCGGACCCGACAGCGATGGACGCCCAGCGGGCGCTGGATCTGGTCACGCGCGAGGGGGCAGCGGTGCTGGGCCTCGACGACCGTCTCGGCTCGCTCGTCCCCGGCCACCGCGCCGACGTGACGCTGTTCGACGCCACGGATCCGGCGCTCACGCCGGCGATCGGCGACGAGGGGCTCCTGTCGAACCTGATCTACAGCTTCCACGGCCACGCCGAGACGGTGCTCGTCGAGGGCGAGGTGGTCGTCGACGACGGCCGGTGTCGCACCGACACCGACGACGCCGTCGCGACGGTCGAGGCGTTCCAGGCCGAGGTGGCGACGGAGGAGGGTCGCACACCGTACCGCCGGTCGTGAGTCTCCGGCACCGGAGGAGTATCACTCACTCGACAGAAAGCCGCTTCTGCGGAGTTTTACGTGTCTCACCCCGGTATCGGTGGTCGTGAGCGCACTCGGACGACTCGTCGAGACGGTGATCGGCTCGGCGGCAGCGGCGGGGAGCGACGCGACGTACGACCACGAGGCGACGGAGACGCTCCGGTTCGAGCGGCCACCGTCGGTGTCGGTTGAGGCGACGAACGGGCACGTCGACCTCCGGACACACCGGACCACGTCCGGCGCTGGCGACGAGACACAGCACGGTGACGACGACGCCGTCGAGACGGAGACGGGAGCGGAGGGAGCCGTCGTCGTCGAGGTCACGAGACGGGCGCAGACGCAGGCGGGGTTGGAACGGCTCTCGGTGGTCGCCACTGGCGGCGACGAGGACCCACTCCAGATTCGGGCGGACCACCCGGCGGACGCCGACGGCGAGGTGTCGTTCGCGGTGCGGGTACCGTCGACCCTCCCGGTCACGCGCGTCGAGACCACGAACGGTTCGGTGGAGACGGTCGACGCACGGGTGGGGACGGTGACGACGACCCACGGGCGTGTGGACGTGCGCGACGGCTCGGTGGAGCGTGTCACGACGGAGAACGGCTCGGTGGCAGTGACCGACACGGACGGAGACGTGTCGGTCCGGACCACGAACGGCTCGGTGACGCTCGCGCGTGTCGACGGCGTGGTGGACGTGGAGACGACGAACGGCTCGGTGAGTGTCGACGAGCCGGCCGCGGTCGGTCGCCTCGTCTCGACCGCGGGAGGGATCGACGCCCACGTGCCGGCGATCGACGGCGATACCACCGTCCGGACCCGGACTGGCAGCGTCACGCTCGAACTCGGACGCGACCTGGACGCGACCGTCTCCGCGTCGACGACTCTCGGGACCCTCCGAGCACCGGCCATCGACTCGTACGGTGCCGGTGCCGGATCGATCGGTGGAGAGGCGGTCGTCGGCGACGGGGGGCCGGAGTTGGCGGTGTCGACTCGACTCGGCAGCGTGACCGTCAACCGTCGCGTCTGACTGCGGTGGGTCACTCGGGTGAATACACCGAAGACCACACCGCTCCGTCGTCACCGCGTCAGATCGGCGTACCCGAACGGGACGCCGAACGCCTCACACCAGATCGCGATCCCCTCTACGTCGTCGGCCGACACGGAGTCGGGGAGCTTCTGGACGAAGGTCCCGCGTTTGGTCGCCTCGCCGCCGTCCCCGCCGCCGTCCAACCGCACCTTCGTCCCGGCGTTCACCGGGCCGCTCGTCGTCGGCTCGTCTGCGGGGGTGACGTAGACGAACACGTCGGGGCCGCTGGTCTGTTGGTAGTCGCGGAACTGGAGGTAGAGGTCCCCGTCGCGCTCGACGAGCGAGACACGCCCCGACACGTCGTGGCCGTCGACCCCGACGAACTCGCCGCTCGCGAGCACCGTCGCAGAGCCGTCACCGTCCGAGCCCGAGTCAATCGCCGCCGTCCCGCCGTCACCGGACGGCGTCCCGTCGCTACCCGACGCCGTCTCTTCGGTGTCGCCCGTCGCGCCGTCGGTAGTGCTCGGCGTCTCCGTCGCCAGGACGGTGCCGTCCCCCTGTGTCGTCTCCTCGGGGAGGAAGAAGTCACCGGGACCGATCACCGCGACCGCACCGCCGCCGACGGCCACGAGGACCGCCGCGGCGACGAGGAGTTTCGTGTTCACGGCTCACCGTCGGTCCCGTGGTGGAAAGGGTGTTTTTCGAGATCCGACCCAAATTCGACCCGAGAGAGTACCGTTCGGAGCGGAGCGTGATTCGACTGGGTCGAGTCACCGTAGCCAGTCGAACAGAAGAAACAGCGCGAAGCTCAGTGCCGACCACACGATCGCGAGGAGTGTCGGGCTGATATCACTCACCTCGGTGGCTGTCAGGAGGGTCAGTACGGCGACGAGAGACCAGAGGAGAGTGAGCGCGACGATTGCGGCTTGCGCGTACTGGAACGCCGTGCTCTCCAGCCACAACCTGAACCGGCTTCCGTACGGGGTCTGTCGTGACATACTCACTCGGTCTCTGTCTCTCTGTCGTCTGCGTCCGAATGCACACTACTGCCTTCTGGCTCTTGGCTCTTTCCACCACTACCCGCTCGGTTCCCTAGTTCCTCGATATCCGGGTCGCGAAGGCTCCTGCCGTGTCTCTCGGACATCTCGGCGACTCGGTGATCAAGTTCGGAGAGACGATCCTCGACACGGCTCGATCCGTGCGTGGAGGAACTGTCTCCGCTTCTGTCGGGGGACGGAGTACGGTCCTCCAGACGATCGAGACGTGAGTCGAATTCGTCGAATTGACGTTCGAGACCGGCGAGACGGGACTCGAGAGTCCGTAGTCTCTCTTCGGATCGCTCGTCCCCAACCCGTGTGACTGGCTCCCCCTCCTCAACGGTCTCGGCGAGGCTATACACGACCGCGAACAGCAAGAGTACGGCGACGAGACTCACTGCGCCGATCGTCAGTGTCGGGTGTTCGAAGAGGAACGAGGCGTTCGCCACGAGTGTCGCAGACACGAACGCCTGCACGACGAACAGAGCGAGCCCGATGACACGGCGAACTGTCTGTGGCGTCTCGTCGTACGCCCGTCGTAGTACTCGCCGTTGTTTGGCGACGAGTCCGTCCTCGTCGTCCATCTGGGCCAGTGTTGTGACTCTAGAATAGAAGTACATTTTGGAGCAGTTCGGTATGATGAGGTTGCTACTGGCTAGTCCGACGCTCCTCCCACGCATCCAACAGTTCCCATAGCGTCCGCGTCGTCGGCGTCGCCACCCCGGCCC
This window encodes:
- a CDS encoding amidohydrolase family protein; translated protein: MRLANIDTAFLQDADRTVAHDVDLLLEDGEIVAVESDLADQSDHRVLDCRDRIAVPGLVNCHAHTAMQFARGLSDDEPLFEWLATNGTYTAAVDRDTKRAGCRFATRLMLERGTTTVHDMWNTYLADEFANFGIRAVIGSTMGEEEPPGPDETRPRLETTREAVEAFADRPTLHPSVPVHSVYRATPELLRAAHEVAADAGIPFHVHVAENATEVQRVRDAYGTTPVGVLDDLGVLDEHTVAVHCTELTDADRERLGAAGAGVAHCPSANLKLGGGVADVSALPDSVAVGIGTDGAGSNNDLAPLREARLAALLQKRADPTAMDAQRALDLVTREGAAVLGLDDRLGSLVPGHRADVTLFDATDPALTPAIGDEGLLSNLIYSFHGHAETVLVEGEVVVDDGRCRTDTDDAVATVEAFQAEVATEEGRTPYRRS
- a CDS encoding DM13 domain-containing protein — protein: MNTKLLVAAAVLVAVGGGAVAVIGPGDFFLPEETTQGDGTVLATETPSTTDGATGDTEETASGSDGTPSGDGGTAAIDSGSDGDGSATVLASGEFVGVDGHDVSGRVSLVERDGDLYLQFRDYQQTSGPDVFVYVTPADEPTTSGPVNAGTKVRLDGGGDGGEATKRGTFVQKLPDSVSADDVEGIAIWCEAFGVPFGYADLTR